The Euphorbia lathyris chromosome 2, ddEupLath1.1, whole genome shotgun sequence genome includes a window with the following:
- the LOC136217727 gene encoding uncharacterized protein, which yields MGLRHQNQHKTTSSSNPHISIRYSTILILILLFTSFFVFISSSIRPLQEPFFSALVQTSTTTFHGDLRDAKFAWNKLCFGPTSEKLKLAVFSKTWPIDSAPGGMERHASTLYHQLAARGHEIHVFTVPSDRKSHSDIHETNLHVYFAANDHGSVNCSLAFEIFNKENSNKKFDYVHTESVSLPPWRAKMVPDLAVTWHGIWYEIMHSKLFEELFSNPKGIIPIPMTDLQESMPRLLDEIRFFSNYNQHICISNSAGEVLTNIYQLPQRNVHVILNGVDNTKFAHNPNAGTRFRRKLGVPESVKLVMGVAGRLVRDKGHPLLYEAFSLITKKHPGVWLVVAGSGPWGRRYGELGANVKVLGALESSELSEFYNGIDVFVNPTMRPQGLDLTLIEAMHCGKTVVSPNYPSIVGTVVVNGDLGYTFSPNVKSLVETLESVIRDGKEILEKKGMSCKEYALSMFTAAKMASAYERFFLCMKNYRYCQYPLPTDHC from the coding sequence ATGGGACTGAGACACCAAAATCAGCACAAAACAACTTCATCTTCTAATCCCCATATTTCCATTAGATATTCAACCATTCTCATTCTAATCCTTCTTTTCACTTCCTTTTTTGTCTTCATTTCTTCTTCAATTAGGCCTCTTCAGGAACCTTTCTTTTCAGCACTTGTTCAAACCTCAACAACAACATTTCATGGTGATCTCAGAGATGCTAAATTTGCCTGGAATAAGCTTTGTTTCGGACCCACATCTGAGAAGCTTAAACTCGCAGTTTTCTCCAAAACATGGCCAATTGATTCAGCCCCTGGAGGCATGGAACGTCATGCTTCCACTTTGTACCATCAACTTGCTGCTAGAGGCCATgaaattcatgttttcacaGTTCCTTCAGACAGGAAGTCTCATTCTGATATCCATGAAACCAATCTTCATGTCTATTTTGCAGCTAATGATCATGGTTCTGTTAATTGCTCTCTAGCATTTGAGATTTTCAACAAGGAAAATTCTAACAAGAAATTTGATTACGTCCATACTGAGAGTGTTTCATTGCCTCCTTGGCGGGCGAAAATGGTGCCTGATCTTGCTGTAACTTGGCATGGAATTTGGTATGAGATTATGCACTCCAAGCTATTTGAAGAACTATTCTCAAACCCAAAAGGCATAATTCCAATACCTATGACAGACCTTCAAGAATCAATGCCAAGACTTCTAGACGAAATCAGATTCTTCTCCAACTACAATCAACACATATGCATAAGCAACAGTGCAGGAGAAGTACTAACAAACATCTACCAACTACCTCAAAGAAACGTCCATGTAATCCTAAATGGTGTAGACAACACAAAATTTGCACACAACCCGAATGCCGGAACGCGGTTTCGAAGGAAATTGGGTGTCCCTGAAAGCGTGAAGCTAGTGATGGGAGTTGCAGGAAGACTAGTTAGAGACAAAGGGCATCCATTACTCTATGAAGcattctcattgatcactaaaaAACATCCTGGTGTGTGGTTGGTAGTAGCAGGATCAGGGCCTTGGGGAAGAAGGTATGGTGAATTGGGGGCTAATGTGAAAGTATTAGGGGCCTTAGAATCATCAGAGCTATCAGAATTTTATAATGGTATTGATGTGTTTGTGAATCCAACAATGAGGCCACAAGGGCTTGATCTTACATTAATTGAAGCTATGCATTGTGGGAAGACAGTAGTGAGTCCAAATTATCCAAGCATTGTTGGGACAGTTGTTGTTAATGGAGATTTAGGATACACATTTTCTCCTAATGTTAAATCTCTAGTTGAGACATTGGAGTCAGTGATAAGAGATGGGAAAGAAATATTGGAGAAGAAAGGTATGAGTTGTAAAGAGTATGCTCTTTCTATGTTTACTGCTGCAAAAATGGCATCTGCTTATGAAAGGTTCTTTCTTTGCATGAAGAATTATAGATACTGTCAATATCCTCTTCCTACTGATCATTGTTAA